One window of the Amycolatopsis mediterranei genome contains the following:
- a CDS encoding RHS repeat-associated core domain-containing protein, which produces MVTSLVSAVAGPVAVAAPLHRRPDVQSEKSVPHKDFPLQKPPSSSKQDSGTPSADLPAAGDAEVSLTATAAGRRPAQRAGTTPVLLGRAAQGTAPNATSDPSPANFHVHLADQSVTHKAGISGVLFTVAPTGAGATQATVGVDYSRFRDAGGGDFGNRLHLVGLPACALTTPEVAACRVQTPLPGNVNDGKAGVVSAEVTFAGAKPAATSGAQQSAMPAVVAATPGPSGPNGTFTATSLAPSGTWSVGGATGNFTWTYPIATPPPAAGGDVAPSVGLSYDSSGVDGHVASTNDQPSWIGEGWDYNAGYLERTYRPCADDPAGTSGKTTDQCWAGQILTLNLGGQSTPLVHDDAHPDVWRPTTDNGARVERLTGADNGALDGEYWRVTTTDGLQHYLGLNKLPGAGDQRTNSTWTTRVYGAHSGEPCNSSAGFAASSCTQAYRWNVDLVEDLHHNATAYYYTTEKNFYGANNATAGVEYTRGGSLSRIDYGLRDVGGVYGAPAPDQVVFTTSERCTPADAVTCDPAQFTKDNAKYWPDTPQDQKCDSGATCDNHSPTFWSTKRLTNITTQYYNGSGYTKVDSYDLGQKFFVGQDPAMWLNSLNRTGFTPDGHSVTTPPLSFDGQAMDNRVLNYNNQPAMIHRRMTQITTDTGSIIKIGYTTPDCTSSHVPADPAHDTMRCFPVYWTPAYDTTPILDYFHKYLTTSVELQEPHAVSPSQASTYTYVGDPAWHFDDNELVKPANRTYGQFRGYGKVEVRTGAPAGAGQQTLTTTTYYRGMGGTVPDSLGGTVPDDNIYADQVRETEIFDGSGGAHVSATISDLVTVATTASRARAGLPALTANIVATGKKRMLTDLAAGGTRQSTTTTGYDSLGRVVRQNESADGLPDLCTSTTYAENLSSWVRASVAETIKAQQTCPAPDVPLTASAILSDQRHFYDNLSATGVVGDAAEPTRTDTATVNTGGALTWVTTNRASYDSSGRTLSTTDGRGYVTKQSYVPAEGGVLGQTTTTNAKNQTTTVTLEGGHGKTTSAVNVAGQRTDADYDGLGRLISLWLPGHAKATQPASTTYSYLLQNTGPISVTTKTLVDFGTGTNYVTAVEIYDALGQSRQKQVDAEGGGRVVTDSFYDGHGWKSQGNDAYQTDGAPATTMIAVADSQVPSRHVLAHDGTGRLTEDTSYHGLNATWSTKTVYGGDRTTTVPPAGGIESTTLIDASGKTVETRQYTAPPVISGNVVSGGTYDATSYHYAATGQQDRVTDPGGSVWSYGFDMLGHRTSQTDPDSGTSTSTYDTNGNLATTTDGRGQTLAYDYDELDRKTAEYLVPATGPKQKLASWVYDTLQAGKQTYSTRSTPNGDFRVGVTGYDDMGNPRGQIVGVPAGEQGFAGNYTTTFAWSTTNLLLTSTPPAIGGLPAESIATSYDKLGNPTTTTGYNAYVSASSYTPLGEAQQYTLGPSNNQAWLTYDRDAQTRKITKVDMSAQRAASGQLDDTTYTYNAAGNITRSVDVEGQTGAPTQTQCYGYDPLDRLTQSWTATDNCAAAPSTTSGSSNIGGPNPFWTSWTFDKAGLRKNQVQHALPGTTGGDTTTTYTYPAAGSAQPHTLSSTTTTAPTGTSSASYGYDKSGNTTGRTLPTGQQTLTWDAENRLATVTTTAGETSYVYDADGNQLLRRDPANKTLFINGQELVRDNATGKLSGTRYYKHNSTTVAMRVGGANPQYLVSDLHDTSQVAVDSSTFAVTRRAIDPYGNPLGNPTSTWPDSHGFLDKPTDAATGLTDVGARKYDATTGRFISRDAITEKTDPTQLNGYAYAGDNPVNQADPTGMSLWSWVGDHIDTISTVLVVAVVVVAVVVAAPVALPALAAAAEVATEATAVVGAAVETSTAAATAASAAEGAATAFAATGSPAMAAIGAASNALTTAAPAILGSGAAGTIAMATGAVVSEFVGASNSLGPRGGCANSFAAGTAVLMADGTTKAIEDVRVGDQVTNAEPGSDRTERHTVTDIHVTDTDRAFDDLTVDTALGPQTITSTAQHLYYDETTHSWTPAQDLKIGDLLQGPHGEHVRVLANRHYTAKIRTYNLTVDRVHTFYIVAGTQPVLVHNQNRCVGTKPLEGEHLEGAKDAIAHFRQGHGPGASQTRGEVGEFDKDSVFMKGSDEEVSELLEHVVLNSDSFDNPSTNTEGNGARHVHFAKFDDIVGTDFDKGSGIRRKTRWVMIVVDDYDDHFVTAYPVSQSKVANATGQTNAQLDALSKPASATKPCTPMRCN; this is translated from the coding sequence TTGGTCACTTCGCTGGTCAGTGCCGTGGCCGGGCCGGTCGCCGTCGCCGCGCCACTGCACCGCCGTCCGGACGTGCAGAGCGAAAAATCCGTACCGCACAAAGACTTCCCCCTGCAGAAGCCTCCTTCATCAAGCAAACAGGACAGTGGGACGCCGTCGGCCGATCTGCCGGCCGCCGGCGACGCCGAAGTCAGCTTGACCGCGACCGCCGCGGGGCGACGACCGGCCCAGCGAGCCGGAACCACGCCGGTTCTCCTGGGCCGCGCCGCCCAGGGGACCGCGCCGAACGCGACGTCGGATCCGTCGCCGGCGAACTTCCACGTCCACCTGGCCGATCAGTCGGTGACGCACAAGGCAGGCATCAGCGGCGTGCTCTTCACCGTCGCCCCCACCGGCGCCGGGGCCACGCAGGCGACCGTCGGTGTCGACTACTCGCGGTTCCGCGACGCGGGCGGTGGCGATTTCGGCAACCGCCTGCACCTGGTCGGGCTCCCGGCCTGCGCGCTGACCACTCCGGAGGTCGCGGCCTGCCGGGTCCAAACCCCGTTGCCGGGCAACGTCAACGACGGCAAAGCGGGCGTCGTCTCGGCGGAGGTCACCTTCGCCGGTGCCAAGCCGGCGGCCACCTCCGGTGCGCAGCAGAGCGCGATGCCCGCGGTCGTCGCCGCGACCCCCGGCCCGTCCGGCCCGAACGGCACCTTCACCGCCACCTCGCTCGCGCCGTCGGGTACCTGGTCGGTCGGCGGCGCGACCGGCAACTTCACCTGGACCTACCCGATCGCCACCCCGCCACCCGCGGCAGGCGGCGACGTCGCACCCAGCGTCGGCCTGTCCTACGACTCGTCCGGTGTGGATGGTCACGTCGCCTCGACCAACGACCAGCCGTCGTGGATCGGCGAGGGCTGGGACTACAACGCGGGCTACCTCGAACGCACTTACCGGCCGTGCGCCGATGACCCGGCGGGCACCTCCGGCAAGACCACCGACCAGTGCTGGGCCGGTCAGATCCTCACGCTGAACCTCGGCGGCCAGTCCACCCCGCTCGTCCACGACGACGCGCACCCGGACGTCTGGCGCCCGACGACCGACAACGGCGCGCGGGTCGAGCGGCTCACCGGCGCCGACAACGGAGCACTCGACGGCGAATACTGGCGTGTCACCACGACCGACGGCCTGCAGCACTACCTCGGCCTGAACAAGCTTCCCGGTGCCGGCGACCAGCGGACGAACTCCACCTGGACGACCCGCGTCTACGGCGCGCACTCCGGCGAGCCCTGCAACAGCTCGGCGGGCTTCGCGGCATCGTCCTGCACGCAGGCCTACCGCTGGAACGTGGACCTCGTCGAGGATCTGCACCACAACGCCACCGCGTACTACTACACGACCGAGAAGAACTTCTACGGCGCGAACAACGCGACAGCCGGCGTCGAGTACACCCGCGGCGGCTCCCTGTCCAGGATCGACTACGGGCTCCGGGACGTCGGCGGCGTTTACGGCGCACCCGCCCCGGACCAGGTCGTGTTCACCACTTCCGAGCGTTGCACGCCGGCCGACGCGGTCACCTGTGATCCGGCGCAGTTCACCAAGGACAACGCGAAGTACTGGCCGGACACCCCACAGGACCAGAAGTGCGACTCCGGGGCGACCTGCGACAACCACTCGCCCACGTTCTGGTCCACCAAGCGGCTCACGAACATCACCACGCAGTACTACAACGGTTCCGGCTACACCAAGGTCGACTCCTACGACCTCGGCCAGAAGTTCTTCGTCGGCCAAGATCCCGCCATGTGGCTGAACTCGCTCAACCGCACCGGGTTCACCCCCGACGGCCACTCGGTGACGACACCGCCCCTGAGCTTCGACGGCCAGGCGATGGACAACCGGGTGCTGAACTACAACAACCAGCCGGCGATGATCCACCGGCGGATGACCCAGATCACCACCGATACCGGCTCGATCATCAAGATCGGCTACACCACCCCTGACTGCACCAGCAGCCACGTGCCCGCGGACCCGGCCCACGACACGATGCGGTGCTTCCCGGTGTACTGGACGCCGGCCTACGACACGACCCCGATCCTCGACTACTTCCACAAGTACCTGACGACGTCGGTCGAGCTGCAGGAACCGCACGCCGTTTCCCCGAGCCAAGCCAGCACCTACACCTACGTCGGCGATCCGGCCTGGCACTTCGACGACAACGAGCTCGTCAAGCCGGCGAACCGGACCTACGGTCAGTTCCGCGGCTACGGCAAGGTCGAGGTCCGCACCGGCGCGCCGGCCGGCGCGGGGCAGCAGACCCTGACGACCACGACGTACTACCGCGGCATGGGCGGCACCGTGCCCGACTCGCTGGGCGGAACGGTGCCCGACGACAACATCTACGCCGACCAGGTCCGCGAGACGGAGATATTCGACGGGAGCGGCGGGGCGCACGTTTCCGCCACGATCAGCGATCTGGTCACGGTGGCCACCACCGCGTCCCGGGCTCGCGCCGGGCTCCCCGCACTGACCGCGAACATCGTCGCGACCGGCAAGAAGCGGATGCTGACCGACCTGGCGGCCGGGGGCACCAGGCAGAGCACGACCACCACCGGCTACGACAGCTTGGGCCGGGTGGTCCGGCAGAACGAGTCCGCCGACGGTCTCCCGGACCTCTGCACGAGCACCACCTACGCGGAGAACCTCAGCTCGTGGGTGCGGGCGTCGGTGGCCGAGACGATCAAGGCACAGCAGACCTGCCCCGCGCCGGACGTCCCGCTGACCGCGTCGGCGATCCTGTCCGACCAGCGGCACTTCTACGACAACCTGAGCGCCACGGGGGTCGTCGGTGACGCCGCCGAACCGACCCGCACCGACACCGCGACCGTCAACACCGGCGGTGCCTTGACCTGGGTCACGACCAACCGCGCCTCCTACGACTCCTCGGGACGGACCCTCAGCACGACCGACGGCCGCGGCTACGTCACCAAGCAGTCCTACGTCCCGGCCGAAGGAGGCGTGCTCGGCCAAACGACGACCACGAACGCCAAGAACCAGACCACGACGGTCACCCTCGAGGGCGGCCACGGCAAGACGACCAGCGCGGTCAACGTCGCCGGACAGCGCACCGACGCCGACTACGACGGGCTCGGCAGACTGATCTCGCTGTGGCTCCCGGGGCACGCGAAAGCAACTCAGCCGGCCTCCACCACGTACAGCTACCTCCTGCAGAACACCGGCCCGATCTCGGTGACGACCAAAACCCTCGTCGATTTCGGCACCGGAACCAACTACGTCACCGCCGTCGAGATCTACGACGCACTCGGCCAGTCACGGCAGAAGCAAGTCGATGCCGAAGGCGGCGGGCGGGTCGTCACCGACAGCTTCTACGACGGCCACGGTTGGAAGAGCCAAGGAAACGACGCGTATCAGACCGATGGCGCCCCGGCCACCACGATGATCGCCGTCGCCGACTCCCAAGTTCCGTCCAGGCACGTGCTCGCCCACGACGGAACGGGACGCCTCACCGAGGACACGTCGTATCACGGGCTGAACGCGACCTGGTCGACGAAGACCGTCTACGGCGGTGACCGCACCACCACCGTCCCGCCGGCCGGCGGGATCGAGAGCACCACCCTGATCGACGCGAGCGGCAAGACCGTCGAAACCCGCCAGTACACGGCCCCGCCGGTGATCAGCGGCAACGTCGTGTCCGGCGGCACCTACGACGCGACGTCGTACCACTACGCGGCCACCGGCCAGCAGGATCGCGTCACCGACCCCGGCGGCAGCGTCTGGAGCTACGGCTTCGACATGCTCGGCCACCGGACGAGCCAGACCGACCCGGACTCCGGTACCTCGACCTCGACCTACGACACGAACGGCAACCTGGCCACGACCACCGACGGGCGTGGCCAGACCCTGGCCTACGACTACGACGAGCTCGACCGCAAGACCGCCGAATACCTGGTGCCCGCCACCGGGCCGAAGCAGAAACTCGCCTCCTGGGTCTACGACACCCTCCAAGCCGGCAAGCAGACGTACTCCACCCGCTCGACCCCGAACGGTGACTTCCGCGTCGGCGTGACCGGTTACGACGACATGGGGAACCCGCGCGGGCAGATCGTCGGGGTCCCGGCCGGTGAACAGGGCTTCGCCGGCAACTACACCACGACGTTCGCCTGGTCCACGACCAACCTGCTGCTCACCAGCACGCCACCGGCGATCGGCGGGCTGCCCGCGGAGTCGATCGCCACCAGCTACGACAAGCTGGGCAATCCGACCACCACCACGGGGTACAACGCCTACGTTTCGGCCAGTTCCTACACGCCGCTGGGTGAGGCGCAGCAGTACACCCTCGGGCCGTCGAACAACCAGGCTTGGCTGACCTACGACCGCGATGCGCAGACCCGCAAGATCACCAAGGTCGACATGTCGGCGCAGCGAGCCGCGTCGGGTCAGCTGGATGACACGACGTACACCTACAACGCGGCCGGGAACATCACCCGCTCGGTCGATGTGGAGGGCCAAACCGGGGCGCCCACCCAGACCCAGTGCTACGGCTACGACCCGCTGGACCGCCTGACCCAGTCCTGGACCGCCACCGACAACTGCGCGGCCGCACCGTCGACCACCTCCGGCAGCAGCAACATCGGCGGCCCGAACCCGTTCTGGACGTCGTGGACGTTCGACAAGGCCGGCCTGCGCAAGAACCAGGTTCAGCACGCGCTGCCCGGAACGACCGGCGGCGACACCACGACCACCTACACCTACCCGGCCGCCGGGTCCGCCCAGCCGCACACGCTGAGCTCGACCACGACCACCGCACCCACCGGTACTTCGAGCGCGAGCTACGGCTACGACAAATCCGGCAACACCACCGGCCGCACCCTCCCCACCGGGCAGCAGACCCTGACCTGGGACGCGGAGAACCGGCTCGCCACCGTGACGACCACGGCCGGTGAGACCTCGTACGTCTACGACGCCGACGGCAACCAGCTGCTGCGCCGCGATCCGGCGAACAAAACCCTGTTCATCAACGGGCAGGAGCTCGTGCGCGACAACGCCACGGGGAAGCTGTCCGGCACGAGGTACTACAAGCACAACAGCACCACGGTCGCGATGCGCGTCGGCGGGGCGAACCCGCAGTACCTGGTCAGCGACTTGCACGACACCAGCCAGGTGGCGGTCGACTCGTCCACGTTCGCCGTCACCCGGCGAGCGATCGACCCCTACGGAAATCCGCTCGGGAACCCGACGTCCACCTGGCCGGACAGCCACGGCTTCCTCGACAAGCCCACCGACGCCGCGACGGGCCTGACCGACGTCGGCGCACGGAAGTACGACGCCACGACCGGCCGGTTCATCTCGCGCGACGCCATCACCGAGAAGACCGACCCGACCCAGCTCAACGGCTACGCCTACGCCGGCGACAACCCGGTCAACCAGGCCGACCCGACCGGGATGAGCCTGTGGAGCTGGGTCGGCGACCACATCGACACCATCAGCACGGTGCTGGTCGTCGCCGTCGTGGTCGTCGCGGTGGTCGTCGCGGCACCAGTGGCGCTGCCCGCGCTCGCCGCTGCTGCCGAAGTAGCCACCGAAGCGACCGCTGTCGTCGGCGCTGCCGTCGAAACCTCCACCGCGGCCGCGACGGCCGCATCGGCCGCCGAAGGTGCCGCGACAGCGTTCGCCGCCACCGGGTCACCGGCGATGGCGGCGATCGGCGCCGCGTCCAACGCCCTCACCACGGCGGCACCGGCCATCCTCGGTTCCGGCGCGGCGGGCACCATCGCCATGGCCACCGGTGCGGTGGTCTCGGAGTTCGTCGGGGCGTCGAACTCGCTCGGACCGCGCGGCGGCTGCGCGAACAGCTTCGCCGCCGGTACCGCGGTGCTGATGGCGGACGGCACCACCAAAGCCATCGAGGACGTCCGAGTGGGTGACCAGGTCACCAACGCCGAGCCCGGCAGCGATCGGACCGAGCGGCACACCGTCACCGACATCCACGTGACCGACACCGACCGGGCCTTCGACGACCTGACCGTGGACACCGCACTGGGCCCGCAGACGATCACCAGCACGGCACAGCACCTGTACTACGACGAAACCACCCATTCGTGGACTCCGGCACAGGACCTGAAGATCGGGGACCTCCTCCAGGGTCCGCACGGCGAGCACGTGAGGGTTCTGGCGAACCGGCACTACACAGCGAAGATCCGGACTTACAACCTCACCGTCGACCGGGTGCACACCTTCTACATCGTGGCCGGCACCCAGCCGGTGCTGGTGCACAACCAGAACCGGTGCGTCGGTACGAAGCCCTTGGAGGGTGAACACCTCGAAGGGGCCAAGGACGCCATCGCCCACTTCAGGCAGGGGCACGGTCCCGGCGCGAGCCAAACCCGTGGAGAAGTCGGCGAGTTCGACAAGGACTCGGTCTTCATGAAGGGCAGTGACGAAGAAGTCTCGGAACTGCTGGAGCACGTCGTCCTCAACAGCGACTCGTTCGACAACCCCTCGACCAACACCGAGGGGAACGGCGCACGGCACGTTCATTTCGCCAAGTTCGACGACATCGTCGGAACCGACTTCGACAAGGGCTCCGGTATCCGGCGCAAGACCAGGTGGGTGATGATCGTCGTCGACGACTACGACGACCATTTCGTCACCGCGTATCCTGTCTCGCAGTCCAAGGTCGCGAATGCGACCGGACAGACGAACGCGCAGCTGGACGCACTGTCCAAACCGGCCTCGGCAACCAAGCCCTGTACCCCGATGCGCTGCAACTAG